Proteins from a genomic interval of Bacteroidota bacterium:
- a CDS encoding electron transport complex subunit E, with amino-acid sequence MNQWQNFTKGFIKESPTFSLILGMCPTLGVTTSASNGIGMGMATTFVLVMSNLVISLVKDLIPDKVRIAAFIVIIASFVTIVDLVMAGFVPALHEKLGIFIPLIVVNCIVLGRAEAFASKNGVLSSVIDGLGMGFGFTFALILLGSIRESIGNGSIFGHKFIAGDGILIFILSPGAFITLGFLIALINQLKKAT; translated from the coding sequence ATGAATCAATGGCAGAATTTTACGAAAGGATTTATTAAGGAAAGTCCCACCTTCTCTCTTATCCTCGGCATGTGTCCGACTCTCGGTGTCACAACATCGGCCTCTAACGGCATCGGAATGGGAATGGCCACCACCTTCGTTCTCGTCATGTCAAACCTTGTCATTTCACTGGTTAAGGACCTTATCCCTGACAAGGTGAGGATAGCCGCCTTCATTGTGATCATTGCCTCATTTGTGACTATCGTCGACCTGGTGATGGCTGGCTTTGTGCCTGCTTTACATGAAAAACTGGGCATATTTATCCCCCTGATCGTTGTCAACTGCATTGTCCTTGGAAGAGCAGAAGCCTTTGCTTCAAAAAATGGTGTTCTTTCCTCTGTCATTGACGGACTGGGCATGGGATTCGGGTTTACATTTGCCTTGATATTGCTTGGTTCCATTAGGGAATCCATTGGCAATGGTTCCATTTTTGGCCATAAGTTCATCGCAGGTGATGGCATCCTGATCTTCATTCTGTCACCAGGTGCTTTCATAACACTCGGCTTCCTCATAGCACTGATCAATCAGCTGAAAAAAGCAACATAA
- a CDS encoding RnfABCDGE type electron transport complex subunit G, translated as MSKTESTFKNMFLCLFLISAFASLALAGVYIITLEPITSAQKAKKERAIKEVIPEFDTLLIDTVKTAGSDIDLVVNMGYKDTVLVGAAIETFSTKGYNGLVQIMVGFLPDGTINKIEILQQKETPGLGTKMATPEFKGQFYGKSPSSFKMNVKKDGGEVDAITAATISSRAFCDAVQRAYNTYQNQGGSK; from the coding sequence ATGTCTAAAACAGAGTCCACATTTAAAAACATGTTCCTTTGCCTCTTCCTTATAAGTGCTTTTGCCTCGCTGGCACTGGCCGGGGTGTACATCATCACCCTTGAGCCCATAACTTCGGCCCAGAAAGCAAAAAAGGAAAGAGCTATTAAAGAGGTCATACCTGAATTCGATACATTGCTCATTGATACGGTAAAGACTGCCGGTAGTGACATCGATTTAGTAGTAAACATGGGTTATAAGGATACGGTTCTTGTTGGGGCGGCTATCGAGACATTTTCCACCAAAGGATATAATGGTCTGGTTCAGATCATGGTTGGATTTTTACCGGATGGAACGATAAACAAGATCGAAATATTGCAACAGAAGGAAACACCGGGTCTTGGTACCAAGATGGCCACGCCGGAATTCAAGGGTCAGTTTTATGGAAAAAGTCCCTCCTCTTTTAAAATGAATGTTAAGAAAGATGGAGGAGAAGTGGATGCTATTACTGCTGCAACAATCAGTTCAAGGGCGTTTTGTGATGCAGTGCAACGTGCCTATAACACCTATCAAAATCAGGGAGGGTCAAAATAA